Proteins encoded within one genomic window of Bradyrhizobium sp. CB1717:
- a CDS encoding branched-chain amino acid ABC transporter substrate-binding protein: protein MKSLKLIGLAFGASIALSSAAFAQDVTIAVAGPMTGGESAFGRQMKNGAEMAVADINAAGGVNGKKLALSVEDDACDPKQARSIAEKIAGAKIPFVAGHYCSSSSIPASEAYADGNVLQITPASTNPLFTERKLWNVARVCGRDDQQGLIAAQYIAKNYKGKNIAILNDKTTYGKGLADETKKALNKAGITEKMYESYNKGDKDFNAIVSRLKRDNIDLVYVGGYHQESGLILRQMRDQGLKTVLMAGDALADKEYASITGPAGEGTLFTFGPDPRNKPTAKKIVDAFKAKNIDPEGYTLYTYAAMQVWSQAAKKAGTTDAKKVMEAMKAGKWDTVIGPIEYDAKGDIKQIDYVVYKWDAKGGYSEIKGNGT, encoded by the coding sequence ATGAAATCACTGAAGCTCATCGGTCTGGCATTCGGCGCGTCGATCGCGCTATCGAGCGCGGCATTCGCGCAGGATGTCACCATCGCAGTCGCAGGCCCGATGACCGGCGGCGAGTCGGCCTTCGGCCGCCAGATGAAGAACGGCGCCGAGATGGCGGTGGCCGATATCAACGCCGCCGGCGGCGTCAACGGCAAGAAGCTTGCGCTCTCCGTCGAGGACGATGCCTGCGATCCGAAGCAGGCACGCTCGATCGCCGAGAAGATCGCCGGCGCCAAGATCCCCTTCGTCGCCGGGCACTATTGCTCGTCGTCGTCGATCCCCGCCTCCGAGGCCTATGCGGACGGCAACGTCCTTCAGATCACCCCGGCCTCGACCAACCCGCTCTTCACCGAGCGCAAGCTCTGGAACGTGGCGCGCGTCTGCGGCCGTGACGATCAGCAGGGCCTGATCGCGGCGCAGTACATCGCCAAGAACTACAAGGGCAAGAACATCGCCATCCTCAACGACAAGACCACCTACGGCAAGGGTCTTGCGGACGAGACCAAGAAGGCGCTCAACAAGGCCGGCATCACCGAGAAGATGTACGAGTCCTATAACAAGGGCGATAAGGACTTCAACGCGATCGTCTCGCGCCTGAAGCGCGACAACATCGACCTCGTCTATGTCGGCGGCTACCATCAGGAGAGCGGCCTGATCCTGCGCCAGATGCGCGACCAGGGTCTCAAGACGGTGCTGATGGCCGGCGACGCGCTCGCCGACAAGGAGTACGCCTCCATCACCGGCCCCGCCGGCGAAGGCACCCTGTTCACCTTCGGCCCCGATCCGCGCAACAAGCCGACGGCCAAGAAGATCGTCGATGCCTTCAAGGCCAAGAACATCGACCCCGAAGGCTATACGCTCTACACCTACGCCGCGATGCAGGTGTGGTCGCAAGCTGCCAAGAAGGCGGGCACCACCGACGCCAAGAAGGTCATGGAGGCGATGAAGGCCGGCAAGTGGGACACCGTGATCGGCCCGATCGAGTATGACGCCAAGGGCGACATCAAGCAGATCGACTACGTCGTCTACAAGTGGGACGCCAAGGGCGGCTACTCCGAGATCAAGGGCAACGGCACCTAA